In a single window of the Campylobacter magnus genome:
- the atpC gene encoding ATP synthase F1 subunit epsilon, with protein METLHLEIVTPNGLIFSNDVKSVVLPGKEGEFGVLPRHASLVSLLNAGVVDIELSSGNHEIVAVDWGYAEVSENKVDVLVDGAILVSGSNESEIAKKLEDAKALIGKMGYDDATLRVAMTKLEGGR; from the coding sequence GTGGAAACTTTACATTTAGAAATCGTAACACCTAATGGTTTGATATTTTCTAACGATGTAAAAAGCGTAGTTTTGCCAGGCAAAGAAGGTGAGTTTGGTGTTTTGCCTAGACACGCCTCTTTGGTCTCATTACTAAATGCTGGAGTAGTAGATATCGAACTAAGCAGTGGTAATCATGAAATCGTAGCAGTTGATTGGGGTTATGCAGAAGTGTCTGAAAACAAAGTAGATGTACTTGTAGATGGTGCTATTTTAGTATCAGGTAGCAATGAAAGTGAAATAGCCAAAAAGCTAGAAGATGCAAAAGCTCTTATTGGCAAAATGGGCTATGATGATGCTACCCTAAGAGTTGCTATGACAAAACTAGAAGGCGGGCGTTAG
- the atpD gene encoding F0F1 ATP synthase subunit beta produces MKGSISQIIGPVVDVDFADYLPKINEAIEVKFDFEGKARKLVLETAAHLGDNRVRTIAMDMTDGLTRGHEATALGSPITVPVGEEVLGRIFNVTGDIIDEGEETAFKTRWSIHREAPSFDEQSTKSEVFETGIKVVDLLAPYAKGGKVGLFGGAGVGKTVIIMELIHNVAHAHSGYSVFAGVGERTREGNDLYNEMKESNVLDKVALCYGQMNEPPGARNRVALTGLTMAEYFRDEMGLDVLMFIDNIFRFSQSGSEMSALLGRIPSAVGYQPTLATEMGKLQERITSTKKGSITSVQAVYVPADDLTDPAPATVFAHLDATTVLNRAIAEKGIYPAVDPLASTSRVLDPQIIGENHYKVARGVQSVLQKYKDLQDIIAILGMDELSEEDKLVVDRARKIEKFLSQPFFVAEVFTGSPGKYVTLEDTINGFKAILEGKYDHLPENAFYMVGNIEEVVAKAEKLKA; encoded by the coding sequence ATGAAGGGTTCAATCAGCCAGATTATTGGTCCAGTAGTTGATGTGGATTTTGCAGACTACTTGCCAAAAATCAATGAAGCCATTGAAGTCAAGTTTGACTTTGAGGGTAAAGCACGCAAACTAGTGCTTGAGACTGCGGCTCACCTAGGTGATAACCGTGTGCGCACTATTGCTATGGATATGACAGATGGTCTTACTCGTGGACATGAGGCTACAGCACTTGGTTCGCCTATTACTGTGCCAGTTGGAGAAGAGGTTCTTGGTCGTATCTTTAATGTTACAGGTGACATTATAGATGAGGGCGAAGAGACTGCGTTTAAAACTCGCTGGAGCATTCACAGAGAAGCACCTAGCTTTGATGAACAAAGCACAAAAAGCGAGGTTTTTGAGACTGGTATCAAAGTAGTTGATCTACTAGCACCTTATGCAAAAGGTGGTAAAGTTGGTCTATTTGGTGGTGCTGGTGTTGGTAAAACAGTTATTATCATGGAGCTTATCCACAATGTGGCTCACGCTCATAGCGGTTATTCAGTATTTGCTGGTGTTGGTGAGAGAACACGCGAGGGTAACGACCTTTATAATGAAATGAAAGAAAGCAATGTTTTGGATAAAGTTGCCCTATGCTATGGCCAAATGAACGAGCCACCAGGTGCGAGAAACCGTGTTGCGCTTACTGGTCTTACTATGGCTGAGTATTTCCGTGATGAGATGGGACTAGATGTTCTTATGTTCATTGATAACATTTTCCGTTTCTCTCAATCAGGTTCTGAGATGTCAGCGCTACTTGGTCGTATCCCTAGTGCGGTTGGTTATCAACCAACTTTGGCTACTGAAATGGGTAAGCTTCAAGAGCGTATTACATCGACTAAAAAAGGCTCAATCACATCAGTTCAAGCTGTATATGTGCCAGCAGATGACCTTACTGACCCAGCTCCGGCTACTGTTTTTGCTCACCTTGATGCGACTACAGTTCTTAACCGTGCTATTGCAGAAAAAGGTATTTATCCAGCGGTGGATCCACTAGCATCTACTTCTCGTGTGCTTGATCCGCAAATAATCGGAGAAAATCACTATAAAGTAGCTCGTGGCGTTCAATCTGTACTTCAAAAGTACAAAGACCTTCAAGATATCATCGCTATTCTTGGTATGGATGAGCTAAGCGAAGAGGACAAACTAGTAGTTGATCGCGCTAGAAAAATCGAGAAATTCCTTTCTCAACCATTTTTCGTAGCAGAGGTGTTTACAGGTAGCCCAGGCAAATATGTAACACTAGAAGATACAATCAATGGCTTTAAGGCGATTTTAGAGGGCAAATATGACCATTTGCCAGAAAATGCTTTCTATATGGTAGGAAATATCGAAGAGGTCGTAGCAAAAGCTGAAAAATTAAAGGCGTAA
- the atpG gene encoding ATP synthase F1 subunit gamma: MASLKDIKRKIKSVQNTQKTTNAMKLVSVAKLKKAEEAAKKSKLYAQKIRDILSEISYKIHKYGSAISNPKFYDVDAPVNKVDIIFITADKGLCGGFNMATIHATQKLIEEYKAKKVKVRLRAIGKKGIEFFNFQGIDILESYRGVSSTPTYEKAQSIIDEAIKDFNSGATDKIIMVHNGYKNMISQEIRIKDIVPIQMPLDMGSAEKFDSLMEVEPSNEDDTIIGELLKKYLEYGMYYSLIDSLAAEHCSRMQAMDNASKNAKAKVKELDLAYNKARQGNITTELIEIISGVESMK, translated from the coding sequence ATGGCTAGTTTAAAAGATATAAAAAGAAAAATCAAGAGCGTTCAAAATACCCAAAAAACAACGAACGCTATGAAGCTAGTTTCTGTTGCTAAGCTAAAAAAGGCAGAAGAAGCTGCCAAAAAGTCAAAGCTCTATGCACAAAAAATTAGAGATATTTTAAGTGAAATATCGTATAAAATCCACAAATATGGCTCTGCTATTAGCAATCCAAAATTTTACGATGTGGATGCGCCGGTAAATAAAGTTGATATCATCTTTATTACCGCAGATAAAGGGCTTTGCGGTGGCTTTAACATGGCGACAATCCATGCTACCCAGAAGCTCATTGAAGAATATAAAGCCAAAAAAGTCAAAGTTCGCCTAAGAGCTATTGGCAAAAAAGGCATTGAGTTTTTTAATTTCCAGGGTATAGATATTTTGGAAAGCTATAGAGGCGTTAGTTCTACGCCTACTTACGAAAAAGCTCAAAGCATTATCGATGAGGCTATAAAAGACTTTAACTCAGGAGCAACTGATAAGATTATCATGGTGCATAATGGCTATAAAAATATGATAAGCCAAGAGATTCGCATCAAGGATATCGTACCGATTCAAATGCCACTTGATATGGGAAGTGCTGAGAAGTTTGACTCTTTGATGGAAGTTGAGCCTAGCAATGAAGATGATACTATCATCGGCGAGCTTTTGAAAAAATACCTAGAATACGGTATGTATTACTCGCTAATAGATAGTCTTGCAGCTGAGCACTGCTCGCGCATGCAGGCTATGGATAATGCTAGTAAAAACGCCAAAGCAAAGGTAAAAGAACTAGACCTTGCTTACAACAAAGCACGCCAAGGTAACATCACCACTGAGCTAATTGAAATTATTAGCGGTGTTGAGAGTATGAAATAA
- the atpA gene encoding F0F1 ATP synthase subunit alpha: MSARLKADEISSIIKERIASYDLSVNVEETGKVISVADGVARVYGLKNVMAGEMVEFENGEKGLAQNLEESSVGVVILGKSDKIVEGTSVKRLGKLLRVPVGDAMIGRVVNSLGEPLDAKGTIDATESRFIEEKAKGIMARKSVHEPLQTGIKAIDALVPIGRGQRELIIGDRQTGKTTVAVDTIINQKGQDVICIYVAIGQKQSTVAQVVKKLEEYGAMEYTIVVAASASDPAALQYLAPYAGVTMGEYFRDNGRHALIVYDDLSKHAVAYREMSLILRRPPGREAYPGDVFYLHSRLLERASKLSDALGAGSLTALPIIETQAGDVSAYIPTNVISITDGQIFLESDLFNSGVRPAINVGLSVSRVGGAAQIKAIKKVSGTLRLELAQYRELQAFAQFASDLDESSRKQLERGQRMVEVLKQPPYSPLPVENQVVLIYAGSHGYLDDIPASAVNKFEAELYPYIEAKYPDIFEQIRSKKSVEKDIEEKLEKALSEFKATFSAE; this comes from the coding sequence GTGAGTGCAAGATTAAAAGCAGACGAGATTAGCAGTATAATCAAAGAGCGTATTGCTAGCTACGATCTAAGCGTAAATGTCGAGGAAACTGGAAAGGTAATTTCAGTAGCTGATGGTGTTGCCAGAGTTTATGGTCTTAAAAATGTAATGGCTGGCGAAATGGTGGAGTTTGAAAATGGTGAAAAAGGTCTTGCTCAAAACCTAGAAGAAAGTAGCGTTGGTGTCGTTATCCTTGGTAAAAGTGATAAAATCGTAGAGGGCACTAGCGTTAAACGCCTTGGCAAACTGCTTCGTGTGCCAGTAGGTGATGCTATGATAGGACGCGTGGTAAACTCACTTGGCGAGCCTCTTGATGCAAAAGGCACAATTGATGCAACTGAGAGTAGATTTATCGAAGAAAAAGCAAAAGGCATCATGGCTAGAAAAAGTGTTCATGAACCACTTCAAACTGGTATCAAAGCCATCGATGCTCTAGTTCCAATCGGTCGTGGTCAACGCGAGCTTATCATTGGTGACCGCCAAACTGGCAAAACAACAGTAGCAGTAGATACCATCATCAATCAAAAAGGTCAGGATGTAATCTGTATCTATGTAGCAATTGGTCAAAAACAATCAACCGTAGCTCAAGTGGTTAAAAAACTAGAAGAATACGGAGCTATGGAATATACTATCGTAGTAGCAGCTTCTGCTAGTGACCCAGCAGCACTTCAATACCTAGCACCTTATGCTGGTGTAACAATGGGTGAATATTTCCGTGACAATGGTCGCCACGCACTTATTGTCTATGATGATCTAAGTAAACACGCTGTAGCTTACCGTGAGATGTCGCTTATCCTTCGCCGCCCACCAGGTCGTGAGGCTTATCCTGGCGATGTATTCTACCTACACTCTCGCTTGCTTGAGCGTGCTAGTAAGCTAAGTGATGCACTAGGAGCTGGTTCTCTAACAGCACTACCTATCATCGAAACACAAGCAGGTGATGTATCAGCATATATCCCAACAAATGTTATTTCTATTACAGATGGACAAATCTTCTTGGAGAGTGACCTATTTAACTCAGGTGTTCGCCCAGCGATCAATGTTGGTCTTTCTGTTAGCCGTGTTGGTGGTGCAGCACAAATCAAAGCTATCAAAAAAGTCTCAGGCACACTTCGCCTAGAACTAGCTCAATATCGTGAGCTTCAAGCCTTTGCTCAGTTTGCTAGCGACCTTGATGAGAGCAGTCGTAAACAACTTGAGCGTGGTCAACGCATGGTTGAAGTTCTAAAACAACCTCCATATAGCCCACTTCCAGTAGAAAATCAAGTAGTGCTAATCTATGCTGGTTCTCATGGCTACCTAGATGATATTCCAGCTTCAGCTGTAAATAAATTTGAAGCTGAGTTATATCCGTATATTGAGGCAAAGTATCCTGATATTTTTGAGCAAATTCGTTCTAAAAAATCAGTAGAAAAAGATATTGAAGAAAAACTTGAAAAAGCGTTAAGTGAGTTTAAGGCTACTTTTAGCGCTGAGTAA
- a CDS encoding F0F1 ATP synthase subunit delta, with translation MHEVVAKKYVGALLSSLDASEIAQIDSALSDIKSAFASSKFVDIINLPSLSAEKKAEFLLSLVECNSAKFSNFLLTLAKAKRLEALPDISKEFSYQKALRDNKFKGAIFSSFELNEASKKELEDKFSKKLNANIEFESKKVDYDGIKIELSDLGFEASFSMNLFKEKLTEHILKAIK, from the coding sequence ATGCATGAAGTAGTCGCAAAAAAATATGTAGGCGCATTGCTTTCATCTCTAGATGCTAGCGAGATTGCGCAAATTGATAGTGCATTAAGCGATATAAAATCAGCTTTTGCCTCATCAAAATTTGTAGATATAATAAATCTACCAAGTCTAAGTGCTGAGAAAAAGGCTGAGTTTTTACTAAGTCTTGTAGAGTGCAATAGTGCAAAATTTTCAAACTTTTTGCTAACTTTAGCTAAAGCTAAGCGCTTAGAGGCTTTACCTGATATTTCTAAGGAGTTTTCATACCAAAAAGCTCTTAGAGATAACAAATTCAAAGGCGCAATTTTTAGCTCGTTTGAGCTAAACGAAGCTAGCAAAAAAGAACTAGAAGATAAATTTTCTAAAAAACTAAACGCAAACATTGAGTTTGAAAGCAAAAAAGTAGATTATGATGGTATCAAAATTGAGCTTTCTGATTTGGGGTTTGAGGCAAGTTTTTCTATGAATTTATTCAAAGAAAAACTAACTGAACATATATTAAAAGCAATTAAATAA
- a CDS encoding F0F1 ATP synthase subunit B family protein, translating to MKALLLFLPLLAFGAKDGVPDYDIVARTINFVIFAGILYYFIANPIKNAYKGRIEAIEKKMTQSRNKILEAQRKEEEARAKAEKMKIQAAEFIENGKVEAKLLKEKIERDTESAIRILNESFAEQKEFARRDSVRKTVASVLDNAFSDKDIAVSEQALVDIIKKKVS from the coding sequence ATGAAAGCATTATTGTTATTTCTACCATTACTTGCTTTTGGTGCTAAAGATGGTGTGCCTGACTATGATATAGTAGCTAGGACTATTAACTTTGTTATCTTTGCAGGAATTTTATATTACTTCATTGCAAATCCTATCAAAAATGCTTATAAAGGTCGCATTGAAGCTATAGAAAAGAAAATGACGCAATCAAGAAATAAAATTCTTGAAGCCCAACGCAAAGAAGAAGAAGCTAGAGCTAAGGCTGAGAAAATGAAGATTCAGGCTGCTGAGTTTATAGAAAACGGTAAAGTAGAAGCCAAACTACTAAAAGAAAAAATCGAGCGTGATACAGAGTCTGCTATTAGAATTTTAAATGAGAGCTTTGCTGAACAAAAAGAATTCGCTCGCCGTGATAGTGTCCGTAAAACTGTAGCCAGCGTGCTTGATAACGCATTTAGCGATAAAGATATTGCTGTGAGCGAACAAGCTCTTGTAGATATTATTAAGAAAAAGGTTAGCTAA
- a CDS encoding F0F1 ATP synthase subunit B family protein, with the protein MLEIDPKLLGITVVVFLVMIYLLNVILYKPILSFVDNRNESIANEEKELSKYGNDTKKYEEECAAILASARDEVSKLKAAAIQSANELSKSKIDAERARLEADYKEFEAGLKTEQEALKVALSDNLPIIKTEIKSVLSKL; encoded by the coding sequence ATGCTTGAAATTGATCCAAAACTGCTTGGAATTACAGTAGTAGTTTTTCTAGTTATGATTTACTTGCTAAATGTGATTTTATACAAGCCTATTTTAAGCTTTGTGGATAACCGCAATGAAAGCATCGCAAATGAAGAAAAAGAGCTTTCAAAATACGGCAACGACACAAAAAAATACGAAGAAGAGTGTGCTGCTATCCTAGCAAGTGCTAGGGATGAAGTATCTAAGCTAAAAGCAGCAGCTATTCAAAGTGCAAATGAACTTAGCAAGAGTAAAATCGATGCTGAGCGAGCTAGACTTGAGGCTGATTATAAGGAATTTGAAGCTGGTCTAAAAACTGAGCAAGAAGCTCTAAAAGTAGCCTTAAGCGATAATTTACCTATAATCAAAACTGAGATAAAATCAGTTTTATCAAAGCTTTAA
- a CDS encoding ParB/RepB/Spo0J family partition protein has product MALGKGLSALLDDAQFDYDRELNSNKVLDINLSYIKANPFQPRKNFDESALKELSASIKEHGLIQPIVVLKRSEKDYLLIAGERRMRATKMLGKTQIKAIVLSTAEKNLRELALIENIQRENLNPIELAKSLKELISEHDITQEELASSLKKSRTWVTNTLRLLSLDEKTQKLIEDKKISSGHAKVLVGLSKNDEKMLADSIVGQNLSVRDTEELVKKIKKPKTADELNSGVLKLKNRFKELGFSSTTSGNKITLSFKELKEIDKLLAKLSKV; this is encoded by the coding sequence ATGGCACTTGGCAAAGGACTTAGCGCACTTTTAGATGATGCCCAGTTTGACTATGATAGAGAGTTAAATAGCAATAAAGTTCTAGATATCAATCTTTCTTATATCAAAGCAAATCCGTTTCAACCTCGCAAAAACTTTGATGAGAGTGCACTAAAAGAACTCTCAGCTAGTATAAAAGAACACGGACTAATACAGCCAATAGTGGTGCTAAAACGCAGTGAAAAAGACTACTTGCTAATAGCAGGTGAGCGCCGTATGCGTGCTACAAAAATGCTAGGAAAGACCCAAATAAAAGCGATTGTGCTAAGCACAGCTGAAAAAAACCTGCGAGAACTAGCCTTAATAGAAAATATCCAAAGAGAAAATCTAAATCCAATAGAGCTAGCAAAATCACTAAAAGAACTAATCAGCGAACACGATATAACACAAGAAGAACTAGCAAGTTCGCTAAAAAAATCACGCACTTGGGTTACAAATACCCTGCGTCTACTAAGCCTAGATGAGAAAACACAAAAACTAATAGAAGATAAAAAAATCTCAAGCGGACATGCAAAAGTGCTAGTAGGGCTTAGCAAAAATGATGAAAAAATGCTAGCTGATAGCATAGTAGGGCAAAATCTAAGCGTAAGAGATACTGAAGAATTGGTGAAAAAAATCAAAAAGCCAAAGACCGCAGATGAACTAAATAGTGGTGTTTTAAAGCTAAAAAACCGCTTTAAAGAACTAGGTTTTTCAAGCACTACAAGTGGGAATAAAATCACTTTGAGCTTTAAAGAACTTAAAGAAATTGATAAATTATTGGCAAAATTAAGCAAAGTTTAG
- a CDS encoding ParA family protein: MSEVITIANQKGGVGKTTTAVNLSASLAVAGKKVLLLDIDPQANATTGLGFSRRDYEFNIYHVLTGSKKLSEIVLETQIPDLYLAPSNIGLVGIEQEFSRDEQDYKTILREKISEITKEYDYIIIDTPPTLGSLTINALCASASVIIPIQCEFYAMEGLAQILNTIKVVKETINKKLKIKGFLPTMYSAQNNLSKEAVADLKDHFKSKLFKTGEEFIIIPRNVKLAESPSFGKPVILYDGKSTGSIAYQSLATSIMR; this comes from the coding sequence ATGAGCGAAGTAATAACAATAGCTAATCAAAAAGGTGGAGTAGGCAAAACCACCACCGCTGTAAATCTCTCAGCTTCACTAGCAGTAGCAGGCAAAAAGGTGCTTTTGCTTGATATAGACCCACAGGCAAACGCAACCACTGGGCTTGGATTTTCACGCAGAGACTATGAGTTTAACATTTACCATGTGCTAACTGGCAGCAAAAAGCTAAGCGAAATCGTGCTAGAAACTCAAATCCCTGATCTATACCTAGCTCCATCAAATATCGGTCTAGTAGGTATTGAGCAAGAGTTTTCTCGCGACGAACAAGACTATAAAACCATCTTGCGTGAAAAAATCAGCGAAATTACTAAAGAATATGACTATATCATCATTGATACACCGCCAACTTTGGGTAGTCTTACTATAAATGCTCTTTGTGCTAGTGCTAGTGTGATTATTCCTATTCAGTGCGAGTTTTACGCTATGGAGGGACTTGCGCAGATTTTAAATACCATCAAAGTAGTAAAAGAAACCATAAATAAAAAACTAAAAATCAAAGGCTTTTTGCCAACAATGTATAGCGCACAAAACAACCTATCAAAAGAAGCAGTAGCCGATCTAAAAGACCACTTTAAGAGCAAGCTATTTAAAACTGGAGAAGAGTTTATCATTATCCCACGAAATGTAAAGCTAGCTGAGAGTCCAAGCTTTGGCAAACCGGTGATTTTATACGATGGTAAATCAACTGGTTCTATCGCTTATCAAAGCCTAGCAACATCGATAATGAGGTAA
- a CDS encoding biotin--[acetyl-CoA-carboxylase] ligase, which translates to MEIIYLANCDSTQTRLIEALKNGELEAPVILTAASQSAGYGSRANLWESEEGNLYFSFALKQDMLPDDLPLSAISIYFAYLMTQVLRSLGSKAWLKWPNDFYLEQKIGGILSTKFRDFVVCGIGINIAKAPIYAQTLDIDIEPMTLLSHFEKSLKNLPKWKEILSKFLLEFEKSKKFSVHIDGKATPLRDASLADDGAIIINNKKVYLAR; encoded by the coding sequence TTGGAGATAATATATTTAGCTAATTGCGACTCAACGCAAACTAGACTCATAGAAGCTTTAAAAAATGGCGAGCTAGAAGCTCCGGTCATACTCACAGCCGCTAGCCAAAGCGCAGGATATGGCAGCAGGGCAAATCTCTGGGAGAGCGAAGAGGGCAATTTGTATTTTAGCTTTGCTTTAAAGCAAGATATGCTGCCTGACGATTTGCCACTTAGCGCAATTAGCATTTATTTTGCTTATCTTATGACGCAGGTTTTGCGCTCGCTTGGCTCAAAAGCATGGCTAAAGTGGCCAAATGACTTTTATTTAGAGCAAAAAATCGGGGGAATTCTAAGCACAAAATTCCGTGATTTTGTAGTATGTGGCATAGGCATCAATATAGCCAAAGCACCGATATACGCGCAAACTTTAGATATTGATATAGAGCCGATGACGCTTTTATCGCACTTTGAAAAAAGTTTGAAAAATTTGCCAAAATGGAAAGAGATTTTAAGCAAATTCTTGCTAGAATTCGAAAAATCAAAAAAATTTAGCGTTCATATAGATGGCAAAGCAACGCCCCTTCGTGATGCAAGCCTAGCAGATGATGGCGCAATTATCATAAATAATAAAAAGGTATATTTAGCAAGATGA
- the fmt gene encoding methionyl-tRNA formyltransferase translates to MKKIVFMGTPDYALSVLKALCEHFEIVGVFTQPDKPVGRKAVLSSPPVKEFALSKGFTIFQPQNLKNGAAAQIALLKPDFIVVAAYGQILGEDILSIAPCINLHASILPEFRGASPVQQMVLNGKKLGGITAMKMGVGLDDGDMLGFEVCDIEGKSNQELFSIFATMAGKLALKTLENYEKINPIAQFSALSSKCKKIKKEEGQISFDDEISIIWRKFLAFNPWPSIYFSNGTKLLKIKIHSQNVADEQIGKICAINQNSFCVGAKKGLVEIFSIQEAGKKALDAKEYLNGKRLGLGDNIFS, encoded by the coding sequence ATGAAAAAAATAGTTTTTATGGGGACGCCAGATTACGCCCTTAGCGTGCTAAAAGCGCTTTGTGAGCATTTTGAGATTGTAGGTGTTTTTACTCAGCCTGATAAACCAGTTGGCAGAAAGGCAGTGCTTAGCTCGCCACCTGTAAAAGAATTCGCACTTAGCAAGGGCTTTACTATTTTTCAGCCACAAAACCTAAAAAACGGAGCAGCAGCGCAAATTGCTCTTTTAAAACCCGATTTTATCGTAGTGGCTGCTTATGGACAGATTTTAGGCGAGGATATTTTAAGCATTGCGCCTTGTATAAACCTGCATGCTTCGATTTTGCCAGAGTTTCGTGGTGCTAGTCCCGTGCAGCAAATGGTGCTAAATGGCAAAAAACTTGGCGGCATAACAGCTATGAAAATGGGCGTGGGGCTTGATGATGGTGATATGCTAGGCTTTGAAGTTTGCGATATAGAGGGCAAAAGTAACCAAGAGCTTTTTAGCATTTTTGCCACTATGGCTGGCAAGCTAGCTCTTAAAACGCTAGAAAATTATGAAAAAATCAATCCTATAGCGCAGTTTTCAGCCCTAAGCTCAAAATGTAAAAAAATCAAAAAAGAAGAAGGTCAAATCAGCTTTGATGATGAAATTAGCATAATTTGGCGCAAGTTCTTAGCCTTTAATCCTTGGCCTAGCATTTATTTTAGCAATGGCACAAAATTGCTTAAAATCAAAATTCATAGCCAAAATGTAGCCGATGAGCAAATCGGCAAAATCTGCGCTATAAATCAAAATAGCTTTTGCGTGGGAGCAAAAAAAGGACTTGTGGAGATTTTTAGCATTCAAGAAGCAGGCAAAAAAGCCCTTGATGCAAAAGAATATTTAAATGGTAAAAGGCTAGGTCTTGGAGATAATATATTTAGCTAA